GGGGTGTTAAgatgagtgagagagagagagagagagaaagagtccATAGGTGTGCGTCATAAGGCAGAACCTTATTAAAAAGACTCACCTCGATGCCTTCTTTGTTTAGTGCGTACTCATCAAAGTTGAGAATGGCAGTCTTGATTGTGCGGGGAGGAGGTAAGACAGTCAAACCGATGTTTATAGCATTGCTGCGCTTTGAGTCCAGCACTATGATCTCTTGCCGTTTGCCATCAACAGCTGCTTTCTACAGAATTTTTTGAGAAATTAGAATGTTTTAGAAAAGGCATTATGTGTAAGAGGTGTGCAAAAATGTATCCAACATATCAACCtcaaattattttttctttttcctgattACCTGTGTGGTCTGTGCTTAAAAGACTTGGGGGTCTACATGACAGTGTTTCTTGGTGTTACAGTACATGTTTCTTAAAATGTCACAACTTTCTGCACTTAAAGGCATTATTTTTGAACATGTTTTAGTTTCCTCAGCAGGGCCGACCCCTGAACTTACAGATTTTTCAATCAGTGGATCCTGTACTAACTCTGAAGATTTAAGAATGTATCAATGTGCTCTGGTCCCATAGTTTACTTTAACCCAGGGGTAGGGATGACTTAATCTAAAGTCCATCTTGTACCGTGTGCTTCCTGATTTATATGAGACAACAAGCACAATTAGCACCAAACTAAATCACAAAATGATCCTTTCAAATAACCACCTACGGGAGGAGAGCAGCTCTAACAGCAGTCTTGACAGTAATTACCTTCGTGACAGAGAGCTCCTTGGATTTGGACTCAAACAGCTGCTCCAACTTGGATGTGTCCAGTGTAATTGGCTCCAGTTTGGACCAGAGAGACTCCTTACAGAATTTATGACTCTTACACTGCCAGTCCACAGGACGCACCTCATTCCAGAAGAGACGGatggtcttcttcttcttctggaaGAGAGGAATATCCCCTCGGCTCAGCTGAGGGGATGGCGGAGGGATAGGGGCCATAAATGGCGGAGGTGGAGGCATCATTTTGCCAAGGATGGGAGGAGGTGGGGGGCATCCAaacagtggtggtggtggtggcagggCAGTATTGCACAGCAGGGGAGGAAGAGGTGGTATTAGGTCACCTGACCCTGTCGTGCTGTCCATATCTAAAATGTCCATGTCATCCTCATCCTTCAGGTCCGTGAAGTCCATATCTTTGATCCGCAGCTCTCTTGGTTTGGCCATCAACTGGTCCCAGATATAGTCCGACTCTTTCTTTGGGGCCAACGCTGACGAGGCAGCGGGCGATGATTTTTCagcctgctgctgctctttTGAGGTCTCTGCCTCAGGTGGAGATGTCAGGCCCTTGACCAAATTTCCAAACTTCCCCGCCACTGCCCGGACGCTGCCCTGATTGTCCAGATTTCCCACCTCcatctttttcacattttcttctctggcCTGTCTGTGAGCCTCCAGTGTGGAGATCCTGCTAGCCAAACTCGCCACGGAGTCATTCACCTCCTCCTTCTCACATTTACATTTCTCCTTTTCAGATTCTCCCACTTGCCCATCATCCTCAGCGGCCGTCTTCTGAGCATAGAGCATGTCCAGCATGAAGCGTTTCCCATTGAGAATTTTGTTGCAGTGGTCATTCACATCTGCCTCTTTAATGCACTGAGTCCATTGGCCTGATGGTATGGAAACAATTTAGATCAAATAGAAGTTAATATGCATAGCTGATCATCAAAGTAAGCAAATAAAATCTGCTAAATTTTGGAGCTCTACCTGCTTCGATGTCACGGTTGAGTTTCACCTCCCGCTCCTCTCTCTCCAGAGTGCTACTTGTGGAGGAGATGCTGGACGCAGAGCAGTTGTCCTTTTCATTCACCTCCTCATTCTGCCTCTCTTTTTCACTCAACAGCACACTGTCATCTGCATCCCTTTCTGTCACCTGCTCCTTCTCAGACTCCTCTTCCAACTCTACTTCTGCCTCTACATCCGGCTCTCCCGCCTTTACCTTATCAGCTacatctgcttcttcttctgctgcctCATCCATACGCTGTCTCCGCTCCTCAAGCTTCACCTGCTCTTGTGTCTCTTCCTTACTCTTGCCTGACTGTTCAACTGAAGCCACCTCTACCGCTACCTTCTCTTCAGCAGCAACATCCTCTGTCTCTGCCTGCGACGCCGCCTCAGTTTGCTGTTTGTCTGGTTCAGGGGGAGGTGCAGGGGAAGGTTCTAATACTGGTAACTCTGGTGCTGTGCTTTTTATTCTGGTCTGTGGTTCAGCATGTGGGATGTGTTCTGTTCCTGGAAGAGAAATTACAgcaatattaaagaaaaatgttactttaaatgtttctgtacAGAGTTATGTGCCAATGTATAACTCTGATAGtgctcaagaaaaaaaaagttaaaggaaaatctaaaaatatatttaaaatggtTTCCCGGCATATAATTAACTGTGCTGATACTGACATTCTCAGACTGAAATACATAAATCAATCACCTAAACCCTTTATACAATTGGCTGAAACACTGCAATGCTTTAcaaaaagtctgagaaaaaTCCTTCAGCTTCAGCCTTTATGTTTAGTTTAAAGTCACCAAAGAAGCAtgctgagataaactgaagaaaaaaacaagaaatttCTGATTACAATCTTACATTGAAGTATCTTGAGAGTCATTCACTGATATTCGATAAGCTGTTAATCTCTGATATCAATCCATAGGAGCTTTTGGCCGAGCACAAGCACCTCTGCACATCTACATTTGCAGTGCAGCTTCAGCCCTGCTTCTCCTTTTGTTGCTTTGTCTGACTTtatcatttatatagcgccaaatcacaacaacacgTGCTTCAAgcagctttatattgtaaggtaaagatcctataGGTGCTTTCAGCTACTCCCTTATTTACTAAGTGGTCACAACAGCAGATGAATAAGCACAATTTATTCGGCACAGGTTTTTGTACTGGATGCAACCCTCTCAATTACACTGGCAAGAACTGGCACAAGGAGTACACTAGAACCCTGTATTATTTGTGTATAAGGCAAATGTgctaaccactacactatggagcCATTAAATCAAAGCAGATGGAAGTAGAATTATTTTTATCACGTTTCAATGACAGGAGCACAAACAGCCAGTACTGTGTCCTTCAGTGGTGTCATCAAGCATTCATTCATGCACGTATCTCTAAAGTCCTAATGAAGAATACATGTTTGACAAACAAGGTTTACCCAAACTCTGGTGTGTGGTGGTGGAGGTGTCTTCCTGTGAAATCACGGATGAAGGTGTAGCACAGCGGGATGCTGAGCGGCTGGCAGGGTTTGGACTCAAACACAGAGTTATCTCCGTCCGCCCTCTTGTTGGCACTTTGGGGCGCTCCCGCTCAAACTCCTCCGCAGCTACCCGTTCCACAGCCTTGTACCTGCAATGACAAACAGCTGCTTTTACTTTTATGTAGACACTGCGCTGTAGTAACATGAAAAGATGTAACGgataactgaataaataaatacaggatGCACAATAAATTTGTTATGGCGATGAGGATGATGTTTTTTGGGGTAGTGACATCTATATAAGCATAAATCTCCACCAACTCTAACTATTGAAATATACATGACAGTTTAGACTTTAGAGGTATGATGGCCTCTTATAACAATGATCAAAAAGTTATGTCAATGAATAGAAGCCATTTACGTTGTCTCATTCCAGGGTAATTACGGAAAATGGAGCCATAGTACCATTACTTAATGACTGAAATGATGACAAATGATATCCGTTTTGATAAAGCTGCCAAAGTTCTCTATAAGATTTTTGGCACGAGATAACACTTCACATGTCCTTCAAAATTGTGTAAGctgcattttcaaaaaaaaaagaaaataaagaaaaaaagggtgTAGGATAAGGAGGATAGCATAAGAAGGAGTTCTAATTGATACTGTTCAACCGCACATGCATGCCAAAAGACAACTACACACTATTCCTGTTAAATGTTCGAACATCTTAAGGCTGAGGCAAATTGTACATCTTATATCTGATCAGATATTAAAATGCCCTTTAGTTTTCAAACTAGCTTCACAGTAATATAAATGCATGTGAAACCCTGGAACAAAGTAACCTCACCTTTCTTCTCTGGCCTGTCTTGCTTCTTCCCTCTTTTCAACATAATCTCGActgagacagaaagacagaaacgGATCATGGAGAGCAGGGAGAGCAGGGAGAGCATGGGCAAAAGACAGTTTAAACCTGCATTCATACtacataacatttttatttaaatctgacatGTGCAAACAGATGATGATGCTCCATCTGCCATTATTCTCTTTACAGCGTACACCACTgtatggacaaaagtactgggCCGTGTACACATTAAACTTACAGgagctgctgatgctgatgtcaGAGGAGGAACTGTGCAGTTACTGAATCAGCAGAGCGTTGGACTTACGTGGGATCTCTTGCCACCCCCTCTGTTCAATGCTGGATGTTCAGAGTGGACCTAAATGGCCTCTTTTACTCTTGTCAGTCCAAAACGTGAACACTGgtatcctcgaaagagtgacctttatcttTTAGATGCAGATCCACAGCCAAATTTGTCCTGTTGAGGTGGCTCTTGTATGTTGTGCGATTTATGAAGTGGTTATTTGGtttctccaatgtagaggtctgagcattcctcGCCGCACTGCACAGCAATACACTGTGTTGCTTAGCTTGTGTTTGGGAGTTTTGAACCAGTGTTCATCTGAGGGTGTGGCTGGGTCTAAAGTCCACTGGGATGTCATACTCAGTGAAAATTCTCTTGAGCTTCTCTGACAAGAATGACCTTTAAAACAACCCattatttcacaaatgtttgtgaaGATAGACTGAATGgttaggtgcttgattttaaacACCAGTGGCAACGGAGTGAAATTAGCTGATTTCAAAGTTTAAGAGGTGTGGCCCAATAATTTTGACCATTTAGTTTATCTCATTGTCCTCACAAAGCAGTTTTTCCTCACACTGGAGAGATATGTGGTCATCTTGAGTGAGTGAAGATGGCCTGTTGTTAACCCGTCTTTAATAGGTTGCACTGTGCAGAAGCTAtacatcatttttttaatgctatGAAGTCACATAAGGGAGGCTAACCTGAAGCGgttcctctcctctctttcaATCCTCTGCAGTCGCTCTTCTCTTTCCTGGcgtcgtctctctctctctgcagccaGAGACTCCTGATGCTGTTTGTATGATAATGTTAGCAGCCCCCCTATAGCAGGTCTGTGAATCAGAGAAAAAGAGCAAATAAGACTAAATTATTGCTAATTAAGTGATGCATTTGCAagtttcttcaaaataaaagcttgacagaattatatttaacattaaaaatctTTTAATGTTGTTAGCCATGTTGCTAACCTGTCAGGTTTGCATTCTGGTGGGGAGGTTGCTGAACTATTAAAACGATGCACGGGTGATGTAGGAGTTTGGTTCTGGGATATGGATTTGATGCCAGGATGTGGAGTGCCATTGCTACTTATTCTgtcaaaagaagaggaaaatatGTGTTGAAGACAGACGAAGACACAGAGGTGGATGCACATCATCACCACTAAAACAATTCAAGTAAATAACTTCAATGTGGcctcttaataaaaacaaaaagatgaaaaaaatgtgaaaaatgacatttttttcagattccttttttgtaaaacaatacatttgatatattattaaatatattttagcaagaaaaatataatatttattaaaGAGCTTGCACATACTAGTGGACTAGCCATTACAAGAACATCAAAAATGATTTTGGTAATTACCAGTACTCTTTATTTAGTGCAGCTATAGCTATGTGCTCTTGCATTGGGTGGTGGTTAAATTTCTTAAGGACTGTATGATTGGACGCAGTGTTAATAACCATTCTGGTTAATAACTTAAACTACGGTGACTGTCCCACTAAGGCAGCTCAGCAGCATCACTGTGAGAAAATCCATCCATCAGTTATTGATCatccatgtttgtgtgtgaaaacaACTCAGCTGTAATTATTATGTTTTTGAATAACTTGCACAACAGTAAAAATGGTATCATTACATTTTCAGTAACTCAAACAGACCCAGTCACTGTTGTACCAAAGGTTTTATAATACTGTTCAACTCTAAAGCTCTTATATATCTTGTTTAACATTGGCCTGTTGACTCCTTGTCTTACCTTTCAGCCCAGCAGGGCTTTCTAGCAGGGCAAGATGAAGGAGATGTATTATCTGTCAGACTGAAGATGTAAGTGAGAGAAAAGTCAAGTCAGATTTGAAAGACTCCAAAGATGAAATATCCAGCTGTTAGTCACATAAAGAAGACAGTTTGAGGAAAGAGGGCTGCAAGACCACAAGACGACAGAGCAGACAAGGACGATACAATATCTCCCTCTGTCTCACTGATTAAGCGTGCATTTTAGAAAGCAAAATCTACCATAATTCCTGATTTGAAAAAActtttttaagcttttaaatgtgcattttttaTTGTCCAGTGAACGCCATTTGCTACATGCAGAGCAGTGCGGTTTCTGTTGCTACAGACCTACAGATCTCTGCTTAAACATGAGCAAAAGTACACAGTAACTGTAACCCACAGTAACAATTGAAACTCATTATTGCTCTGACTTTATTTATCGCCTTGTCTTGGATTAACTGTGGCACAGAGTCACAATGAAAGACAGATGAGGACTAAATGCAAAATAATGCTTTCCAACATCATGGAAAAGGACGGGGCTTAATAACTTCATCGTGTAGTGCAAGTCTTCAGTGATGGcattacatttttgtacaattatttgtatttctatgaTTAAAATGCTGGGTAAAGGTATAGTGAGATATACACAGACACCGGTGATGGAGTGGTTCCACATTGAGAGGTGTGCATGTAAAATAGTGCTTTCTCAACCCCAAACGACACCTGCCTCTGGTTTAAGTCAGGGGACAGAGGGATGGAAAAGGGGTGGAGAGGCTGGGGTGGACTGATACAGAGGGTGTGCAGAGCATGGCACTCTATTCAGAGCAAACGGGAAGAAAGAGTCAGGTGGCTGTGAGGAACACACCAAGGACTAAAGGTCCTCTTTTTAGGTGGAACGGACACAGGAGAAGATGCCCTGGTCTTGACGCTGAGATACTCTCTCTGCCCTTCAGGGTCACTGGCTTTAGGGAGGATGTTGGCCATACACTTTAAGTTCAAACACCTGTTAGGAGTGTCTGCTACATCTGGAACCGCACTAGGATGACAAAATACAAGAGAGCAGGAGTCGAGAGAGAGTGAAAATAATCCAAAATGGAAGAGAAAGTAGGGAGGTACTGTGTGAGTAAAAATGGAGAAACTGTATCCCGCTAGTTGGCCTAAAATACCTGTGAGTGCCCTGACTAGAGGAATCAGAGACTGGATGACTTTCATCATCtgcctcatcctcctcctcctcctcaccctcCTCCTTATCAGCCTCAtcgtcttcctcttcctcttccctgTGGTGGACGAGGAGGGGTTGAGGGTTGAAAGGAGGAACGGGAGGATGCAGGGGAGGCGAGAGAGAAGAGAAATTGGACAAAGACAACATGAAACCACACAGCAGAAGATGAAAGAGACAGCACACAGAAATGACAGAAATCTACAGacaaaaaagcattaaaattaTTAGTGTAGAAGAGAGACATGCCTGAGAAGGTTAGTAGGATTTTAACAATCCTGGTTTTATGACATGATAAAACAGTTAAAGGACAACTTTAATAATAGCATTAAtacaaaagagaagaagagtATTCGATTTAATAAGCAGTGTTAAGCCTGTAGGAGATATCTTGTGTGTTGGAGCTGATAGTTTGGGGGTCGCCATACACGAGTCTGGGCCGGTTTGCTGTTTGGATCTCTCTCAGTTGTCTGGATTTCATTAACAATATGGAAAATTGCGATCTTCAAAGGCGGCTTGAATTTCCTGTGGTGGACTGGAAGAAGCTAGCTAGCATGGTATCATATGACCTGCTGGAttgaatttaagttaacctgAAGATCTGAGTGCTACCAGGGGTAAGGGGTATGCTTCTTGTAAAAAGCTTGTTAATAATGATTGgggagagaaagacaaaaaaagaagactaCAAATAACTTCCAGTTTGCCTCCTGGAGCATGATCTAGAATAAAGAGGTTATAAAGTAATGTTCATCAAAAGGATCTGTGCTTTTATCGGGCATAATCCCTTTAAGCATTTAAACAAGGCTGCAATTTGCTTCTTGCCGGAGTCACTAGATGCAGCCTGTGCAGTCACCAAGGTCTGTCATATATAAAACGTGGCGTGGTGGAGTTTAAGTTCAGCGCACGCCCGCTGAAGGAAGCCTGACTTCAGAGCGAGAGCAGATAGCTTATATCGTGTGTTTGCAAAGGCTTCCTTTTCCCCCGAGCGGCAGGTCTgtgacagaaaattaatttaaatgtcACTTTGCTGCAGCAGTCTTCTCTTTGCCATTCTTTAAATTACTATATAATTAAATTCTTTTCCTCAGCTCTGGACAGGGTAGAGCTCCACGAATGAAATATAATACACACTTGTAGTCGAACAGCCTTCCTGTAAAATAACTCAATGGGAATCATTTGTGATTCCTTTTTACTTGCAGCTATATTTCAGGCTTTAGATCACCCAGCCGGATGAAACATTTAATACCGAGGTCATGGTCAACCTGCCTGTACATGTGCTCTGCTCTAGGTCATTACTTAATAAACCCCAAACTAAATCTTTCCTTTAGTGTCCTAATTCTCTTCCACCTCTCCTCTCCTTTGGTTCTTTTGCCTTTTACCTCTCACTTATATCTTCATGTTGGCTACCAAAGCGGAGGAAGCCACTTGCACGAGCGTGACTGGTGCAGGGTGATGCTGGGGCAGAAGCATGGCCTCTGCTATTCTGAAGCGAATGTCTCCGGCTGCGTCTTCTCTCCAGGCCTCGCCTCTCGTTAGTGCCGCCGACACTGGCACGCCGGCGGTCCTTTCGCCCACTCGGGGGCAACTGGGTGTCATCGTCACCGTCCTCATGACGGAGAGTCATCTAGGtcaaagagacagtgagtgaataaaGTATAACAGGGATCTTTACGCAGACTGCATTCCCGGCTGATATTTGACTTATTAGATACACTGAGCATGTTTGTACAGAGATAAAGGTTTGTACTGTAGGCTTCCTGACCTCATAGATGTTGAACTGTTCCACGAGGTCGAGGTCAGTGCCTTTTCTGCTTAGGTGTCTCTGGGCCGTGGCTTCGATGCCTTGCTCCTCCAGACAATCCACCATGTCATAGTAGGAGTCCTGGTCTGGTAGGCCTGCCAacgtctgacacacacacagaagcaaaCACATGcgattttccatccatccattttcttagcTGCTTATCCAATCATTCAAGCTGTCACAGGGCAACAGGAAGGGTACACCCTCGATACTTGCCAGGGCTAACACATGATAATGaaacaataacaaaactaaactgataATTCACCTGCAGGACTGAAGTTAATCTGCGTAATAAATAATGTATTCAAGTAATATATTTAAATACGATCTGTGGCCAGACCGTATACCTAAACATATCAGTAGTATGTAAACACATCTTTCTATATCCACAAGGATAATAAACACTGAACACCAGCAGCCCTGTATCCACACTTAAATCATTTTACACTGCTGCAGTTGCTTCTTCATTACCACagttactgcaatttcatataAGCAACACTTGCTgtcccacaaacacacaaatacaaatgacCTCTCACCTCAAAAGACTTTCTTTGTTATCTCTACTTTATTCAGGTGCTGATAAAACAATCTAGATACAATATATAAATGGGGCCTTAAATGTAGCAGATTGCAAAGAAAAATACTAGAGACAGGCCGGTAAATGCTAAATGCAGAAAATAGTCAGTTAAATAGTGTCGAAATAGTATTTACTGACCTTATTGATAAGCGTCATTGCGAACACCAGCAGCTCTGTATCCACTCCATCCTTCTCATCAAGGATCTCCATGACATTTGACCACAGTTTTGTACCTGCAGCATcaaaacacatgcaacacaattgtgcataaaaagaaaagttattTCAAGATTTACAAAGATGCGGAACAACTACAAAATCTGAAATCATCCATTTGATCCTCTTACAATTTGTCATAAAAACCGATTTGGCTCCATCGCTGTGCAGCAATATAAAAAATCAAACCTTTTAAGTCATCTCATTGCGCCAGCGGACTTTGCACTATGGCTTTCATCTTCCTCTAGAAACACagcagtaaaaatgaaaaacaaaaaacggagGCGTCTGAATGTGGCAATAAGTAAGGAGCACCGTCTCAGCCATGAAGTCAAGTCCAACTCTTCTCATCAGGAGACGGGGGATCATGTTCAGTCCTCTTACGCAACAGCAGAAGTGACAGAGGGATACCTGAGCCCTGCACATGGATGACCAACCCCCTGCTGTATGCCACAGCACAATGCTGAGCTTTTAGGATGGCAGGTAACTGAACCCCACTGCAGGCAGGAGATACAGTCCTTCTCAATAAGCCTCATTCCATGCGTGGCTGTGGCCGGCTGAGAACAACTGATCGGACCGCGCTTTCTGTGTTTTACTGCTCAGGTTTCACTGAGCAGCCGAGAATTAAAACTTAATGATGATGCTATGTAGCAACAAATCCCAGAGAGACTCAATATAAAGTGAACATATTCAATGATTAAATAATAGCAGACGCTGTAATTTTATGGGGAAGTAAGTGAATTTCTGATTGGCTTAAAGACTAGCATATGCAAATAACTCCATTAGCTCCAACACATTACACACTGAATTCACTGACACTCTGGTTAATGCAGCAGGTTTCCTATGTTTTCTCCTTTATTAATATCTATAGCATGTGTGAGTGTGGGAATAGAGAACGAGTCAGTctcttgtgtatttgtgtttttttttcctcagttatGCAAGCATCGTACCCCTTTTGGTATCCACAGCGTTCACAGCCTTTATGAGAAGGGCAGCATTGGACTCGGTGTACTCGACAAacaccagcagcagctttaGGGATGTCTTCACCACCAGACGAAACTgcggaaagaaaaacaatctgttAAAGCAACAAACACAGAGCGCACAAATTCAACTGTGAACTTAATGTGTCTGCAAACAGCTATGATGAGCATGTGCAAGCCCTTTAAATTCCAGATGCTTAATGGCATCAAATGGTAAAAACCTTTTCCTGTATGGACAGTCTTGCAAGGTTTTGATAAGAGCGCTGTGTGGCACTGACGGCTCATGGGAACACACTGTACAGCAGTCAGACGGTATAAAAAAATGccataaaaaatcaaaatgctGAACCACAGATGAGCATCAAAATATAGCAAGATATCTAAGGTTTACTAAATGTTTCCAGTGATTTACACCACTGTGAAACATGGAAAAAgagttttaagaaaaaaaagtaggtGAGAGGAGTGTTATAGTTATGATATGCTGCAAAGCTGAGGTTAAAATCAACACAATGGGAGGGGTGGTGCAAACCAAGTTTTCTTTCCTGGTGAAGTGATTACAAAGACAGGGctcagattaaaagaaaaataaaccagACACCAAATATTTTGTCAGTATTTACACGGAAAGGCAGGAAAGTAATTTGTAAGAACATCAAAACTGTGTGAAAAGAGAGCCAGtgcagttccctcatctgctgCACATTTGCTGCACATAACGCAGTCTGGCCACTAGAGGGCTGAGGTGACCACACTGACAGCAGGGCAGCAAGTATAGGATTTTATCCTTCTCGTCAGTGGCCAGGTGGTGTCGTTGAGTTGATCTTATAGGATATGTACAGTGTGGAGtgatttttaattattattatttattttttttaccttggaTCCAACCAGGGTGTAAAGCCACTGGATCGTTTCATTGTGAGATATGAGGCCGTTCATCCCGTCCACGTACAGCATTATTTGACCAAGAGCTGGAGGAAAGGAGAGTGGGAAAGGCAGACAAAAGAAAGACATGAGAGGAAAGAGCACAGGGATGGTCAAGCTTATGGTATTACAGTGGATGTTTTCATCGTTTCATAATTGTCTTTGCTCTCAGTGGAATCCTGACTATGCAAAGCAGGTGAAACTTAAGTTTCACCAACGATTAAGGGATCGCATACTGTATTCATGAGAAGCTGGATACCGTAGGTAAAACTCATAGTTTACTTTTGGTGCTTATTGAGAGGTTTCAGCCCCAATATAAtaatactgtgcaaaaatctcGAGCCCCCCCttatttctgtatattttgcagTGGTTTACTGATACTTGCAAGTATACATGGAAATCTATATGGCAAAaccagagtttgtacaattctaatgagaCTGGAAATCAAGATTTGGTGtgatcacctttattctttatcagagctgaactctcttaggcaagctttcttgtcatttctttaaggaGTCTTCAGGAATtgctctccaggcttcttgaaggacattcaaagctcttctttgggttttggctgcttttcagtctgttctctgtcaagatgatcccagcCTGCTTCGATAATGTGGAGGGGGGCTGGGGAGGCCAAACCATGActttgcttttactgcattggcagtgtgtttgggatcattgtcgtGGCAAGAATGAAGCTTCTGCCAATCAGGATCTTACCAGATGGTATTTCATAGTGGACTAAAATATGATGGCAGTTGACAATGCATCACTCTATAAGACCTCTGCCACTGACTTTCTGTTGAGTTCTTGTGTAacttggca
The genomic region above belongs to Oreochromis niloticus isolate F11D_XX linkage group LG11, O_niloticus_UMD_NMBU, whole genome shotgun sequence and contains:
- the fhod3b gene encoding FH1/FH2 domain-containing protein 3 isoform X2 — translated: MATFICRVQFLDDTDPFNSTNFPEPTRPPLYTFREDIPLINQIAGVHRLLKAPHKPDDCALQLSHNGSYLDLESTLAEQRDELEGFQEDGGRGKKHSIILRTQLSVRVHACIEKLYNSTGRELRRALFSLKQIFQDDKDLVHEFVVAEGLTCLIKVGAEADQNYQNYILRALGQIMLYVDGMNGLISHNETIQWLYTLVGSKFRLVVKTSLKLLLVFVEYTESNAALLIKAVNAVDTKRGTKLWSNVMEILDEKDGVDTELLVFAMTLINKTLAGLPDQDSYYDMVDCLEEQGIEATAQRHLSRKGTDLDLVEQFNIYEMTLRHEDGDDDTQLPPSGRKDRRRASVGGTNERRGLERRRSRRHSLQNSRGHASAPASPCTSHARASGFLRFGSQHEDISEREEEEEDDEADKEEGEEEEEDEADDESHPVSDSSSQGTHSAVPDVADTPNRCLNLKCMANILPKASDPEGQREYLSVKTRASSPVSVPPKKRTFSPCLTDNTSPSSCPARKPCWAERISSNGTPHPGIKSISQNQTPTSPVHRFNSSATSPPECKPDRPAIGGLLTLSYKQHQESLAAERERRRQEREERLQRIEREERNRFSRDYVEKREEARQAREERYKAVERVAAEEFERERPKVPTRGRTEITLCLSPNPASRSASRCATPSSVISQEDTSTTTHQSLGTEHIPHAEPQTRIKSTAPELPVLEPSPAPPPEPDKQQTEAASQAETEDVAAEEKVAVEVASVEQSGKSKEETQEQVKLEERRQRMDEAAEEEADVADKVKAGEPDVEAEVELEEESEKEQVTERDADDSVLLSEKERQNEEVNEKDNCSASSISSTSSTLEREEREVKLNRDIEAGQWTQCIKEADVNDHCNKILNGKRFMLDMLYAQKTAAEDDGQVGESEKEKCKCEKEEVNDSVASLASRISTLEAHRQAREENVKKMEVGNLDNQGSVRAVAGKFGNLVKGLTSPPEAETSKEQQQAEKSSPAASSALAPKKESDYIWDQLMAKPRELRIKDMDFTDLKDEDDMDILDMDSTTGSGDLIPPLPPLLCNTALPPPPPLFGCPPPPPILGKMMPPPPPFMAPIPPPSPQLSRGDIPLFQKKKKTIRLFWNEVRPVDWQCKSHKFCKESLWSKLEPITLDTSKLEQLFESKSKELSVTKKAAVDGKRQEIIVLDSKRSNAINIGLTVLPPPRTIKTAILNFDEYALNKEGIEKILTMIPTEEEKQKIQEAQLVNPAIPLGSAEQFLLTLSSITELSARLQLWAFKMDYEIIEKEVAEPLQDLKEGMDQLEKNKTLGYILTTLLAIGNFLNGSNAKGFELNYLEKVPEVKDTVHKQSLLHHACSIVVEKFPDSTDLYSEIGAVTRLTKVDFDQLQDNLAQMERRCKASWDHLKVIAKHEMKPALKQKMSDFLKDCAERIIILKIVHRRIINRFHAFLLFLGHPVYAVRDVSIHRFSKILSEFALEYRTTRERVLQQKQKRANHRERNKTRGKMITDSGKFGGAPSDKPESQPQSIQSAEDAAEHENMKAVLKSSLQGKDSGTSTVPGLRTRTRASSTRGRVAPWCSVNDDPINCTDDTADEIMERIVRSATQGPSQRTQPRERRRSRANRKSLRRTLRNGLTTEEANALGLSNGSEMQV